The sequence below is a genomic window from Gopherus evgoodei ecotype Sinaloan lineage chromosome 9, rGopEvg1_v1.p, whole genome shotgun sequence.
ATGAAAAAGTTTGTGGGACTTCCCCTGGATGACTGTGGTTTCAATGTCCAGGATCTCAGTGATCTGGGACACAAGGTCCCAAAAAGCCTCAAAGTTGACTGCTGGTGCCACTGCTTTATCTGCTGACAGAAATGATTCCTTAGGTGGAGTGTGAGATTGTTGCTGTTGTCACCTCAGTTGTCACTTTCTCCTGGATGTAGACCTCTCGTTCTGGAGTGAGTTGCCTGGCTAATGATGCTACTGGAAAGTAAGATGTCCTTTGCCTCAATGTATGAGAGAGACATCTGCTCCAGAACATATTTGACACTGGTCCCCAGTACAGCCAGAATGGTCAAGGTGACACACTACAAGGGTGCTGGCCAGGTTGAAGATGGTCGTCCCAGTGCCATTCATGGCTTGCCGGAGGTAGGACCCAGAATTGGTAGCCTCCAGAACTCTACCTAGGGCCACTCTCCAATAGTAGGGGACAGAGatctctattcaacattggcaAGAATGATTTGGCAGTGGAGTATACTTCCTCAAAGAGTGGGGCTGTAGAGTGGCATGATTCAAGTGCTAGGAGAGCCTGCGCTGGTCGCTGTTTGGAGCAGTGGATGTCTCTAGGTCCTCCATTTAAGTATAGTTCAAACGCTTGACAGGTTTGGCTACCAGTCCTGAGGTCAATGATGAGGCCAGCACCAGGACTTCCTTACCACTTGCTATGTCAGCTGACTGGCTTTTCTTGTCTAACTTGGGAGCCATAGGAATTTGGAAGCTTTACCTTTGGAGAAGTAGGGTTTTAAGTCCTTTTTGTGTGGTGGTCTGATGTGGTGCTTGGCACAGTGCTTGCGCTCCATACAGCCTTGCCTTTCAGAGTCTCCCTTTGGTATTAGTGGCACACATGCTGAACTTGTTAAGAGTTGGTGCCGAGGTAGTTGGTATAGAAGTTATCATCATTGAAGTTACCAGTACCAATGTTATTGGCTCCTTCTTCAATGTATTCTTCTTTTCGAACCACCAGAGTATGGTGTCTGCTTGAGGAGCGCTAGCAGATTATTTCTTTGGCTCTGGTTGAGCCGTTAGCATCTCTTCTGGGTCATAAGTGACCTGCATGTAACCGAACGTCAGTGGATTTGTGAATCCTTGAGGGGAAAGACCAGCACATAGAGCACCTGTCTGGGATGTGGCTCTCTCCCAAGTGGGAAAGGCATAGACTGTGTCCATCCACAAGTGGGATGAGGCCATCACAGGACAAGCATGGTTTGAACCCTGACAGCTCACTCTACCATGAAAAGAGTCGACCTAGCCATAACAGTGTGTCTGGCAGAGGGGAAGAGCACTGATGTTGAAGTTCTTTTCTTTTCGAAACATCCAACATGAAAAGGTAAAGAAGATGAAGTTCTTCACTCATTTTTGTGAAAAACAGAGGTTTTGAAGCTCTTAAGAGAACCAGTTTGAACACTTGTTAAATTCCGTTTCACTACCACAGGCAGTaagaggaaactgagggaggTTCATGGCCACTCCATCCTTTATGCCCCTCACTCAGAAATACAAGGAGGCACAGGATGCATGAGTGGCCCCCATAAACATGTTATTCAAAGGAATCTtatctcacacacatgcacatacagtaGAATCCACATTGACACATACTCAAAGAAAAAACACTATTTTTCTAACTGCTATGGGGATAAAGTGAGTGCTGTACTGAAGAAATGTGCTTGGTTTGTGAAATCAGGGAACCAACTAATCAACTGCAGTAGTCAGCATTTTACAGACATGTCATCAGAAGGGGAAGGTCTCACCCAGCTTCAATGTAGAATACAAACTATGGAAAGAGTTGGTCCTAGTTATATATGAAAATTAGGTTTCAATTATGGCATTAATGAGGTGTGTGGCTTTCTACACACACATTAAGTTACAGAGAGGTTGGAATTTAGCATCGACTAAAGCCATTTTTACTTTGAAAAGTGACTCAGTGTAATTGcattttccaattttttccagTTCAACAATGCTCAAACATCTTTATTAAGCAAAACAAAGTTACTATTAAGTGATGTATCATTTGTTTATTAGCACTAAGCATGACAATTTCACTgccttacattaaaaaaatccagtggACTTAACTTATGCTTGTGCAATATGCTGCAAATTTTCCCATAAAATTTCAGTTCACAAgttataattacattttaaaacctaAAATAATCTTTGAATCATTAAAGAACTATTATACTGAATATACACATTTCTGTAGAAGATGTTCAGTTACCTGGGATGGACGAATGAATGTGACTGAGTAACAGGGTCTGCTTCATGCTTTATAACTGGATACCACTGCTGCAATTCTAGGCTTTGCTGAGGATCTGcctgaagaaaaaataaataaaaccagtttatggtAGTTTTCACTCATCTTTCAACTTCTAAAAGTCAGCTTTGCTAAAGAGTTagtaaaaatgttattaaattaTTAATGGCATTTATACAATAAACTCATTTTATTTCAAGCTAGGCAGCATAAGgcagatggggatgggggaacagagagaggagaaaggaaatataGGCCAATGAAGAGCAGCAATGTGGGGCAAGGAAAGCTGCATGACCTCTAATTTGTCCCATCCAATTATGGGTAAAGATGAAACTGCATTAAATATAAACATAGAACATTCACTAATGCTAGTTTACTAGTTTACTAGTCATAGATTTCTGTTTATAGAGGAGGGACAGATTCACCACAATAACATGACTAAACACTGTTATCTTGAAATATTGACATACTTTAGATATTGCTAAGGAGTGACATCTTACAAGCCTTCCTCATTTCATGTTTGAACAGAAATTCTTGTTCATTTTGTTTCAAGAATATGAAGACTGGCAAACATTCCTTATCAATTTCTGGCAATATCAATGCTCCACTGTGCAAAAAGCAGTCATATTACTATAGGAGAGTCTGATACACACATGAACACACATTTTAACACCTatgaaaattttgtttaaaaagtgtgcACACATCTATCTACCAGTATATAACAACGCTGCAGTAGGAATCCCAAAAAGAAGTTTTCATAACTACATCCCTAGCTGTTGAGAGAATACCTGATTAGATAAGCGCACCTCGCACTTCGCTCTGTAGAGTCAAACTTGAACTCTAACAGACCATGACAGAGAGAAAGCTCCATAGCCAACAAACTTCCAGTCAGAATCTCCAGTCTACCAAGTTCAATCTTAGGAACTAAAATCAAGAATGCTCCCTACTGATCTCAGGACAGGACACTAGGAAGATGTAGGCCCCAAAGGAGCTAGGTCCCAGAATGGTAAAAGCCTTTAAGACAACAAATACTGCCTTAAATGTAAAGGATTTGAAATACAGAGAACACATAACTTCCACACAAATGGCCTGAGAAGCTGGATTCCAGTCTATTAGTGAGGTCATTTTGATAATTTAAATACCTTATATTCATTCTTTTCCTTATATAATGGCTATTGTACagtattatttttacttttaccATTTCTGGATTACATTATCTCCACCTTTTATATCAGATGTTTTAACTTACAGATGACCTTTTATACAATTATGTTATACATTACTATGCTATCAGACCAGTGTTTTTAATGCACATGTTCTCCTTCGGTGTCTATTTCACAACGGAATTATTCCAAATACAATGAAAATGTTACTTGGTAAAGCCTTTGGcagatatatttaaatatataatttaaatgttTTCCTAAAAACATTTTCTATCACTCACTGTCCAGGACCAGCCATTCTAAACCAAACTATTAATAACATTTTCAGACCCTGAGGGAAAGTGTCCATTTAAATATAGACTGCATATGCACATATAAGCACGTCCAACCAAATCAAAGATTTAAAGTAgttaatgaatatttaaatatactATACATAAAAAGACATCATCAAAGCTGGAAAGCCTAAAATTTGACCTCATTTTACTCATGTTTGTAAAGGCTAcataaaaatcatttttacatAAAACAAATGCTTCCAGGCTCTtttctaaaaaaaaccaaaacaaataaagTCATTTCCAAAAACTTAATAAAAGTATGAATATAAAATGAAGAAATGTATTTATATTTGTATCATGGTAACATCTAGATCTTCAGTCAGGGATCTGAAGACCACTGtggtaggtactgtacaaacaagtAACTCAGACCCTTTCTGTCCCAAAAAAGCTCACAAAGTAAAACAAGACATAACATGCGAATGAAAGACAAATAGTGATGTAATGAAGCGGGAAGACAAGGTATCAGTTAAATGAGCATAGTAGGTAATGGTTTCAGCTCACAACCTGCTTAGCCATTATCAGCTGACAGAGGTctgtatgggttttttttgttttggttggtcggttggttgttttttgttggtttATTTTTAAGTACTACTGCAGAGGTAGAATTTAAGGAGGGATTCAGAAGAAAAGCTGTTGACTCTGCAGATGGTGACTGGGAGTTTTCCCCATACCTACTGAGCAGTGTAGTGGCACTTGTGGGAAAAGCAGACTAGCAGGCAATCAAATCAGAGATCATGGACAGAGCTAAGGTGAAGCTCAACAGTATAATAGATCTAGATAAGGTGGGGTTAAATAGCCTTTACATTTAAAATCCTTCATCAGAAGCATAGTCAATGGAAGGATGCAAAGAGGTAGGGGTCAGGTGGTCAGAGCAATGTTCTACTAAAATGATCCTACCAGCATTCTGAATAAACTAAAGGCAGAACAAAGTGGGGGTGGGTGAGAAGATGACTGCAGCAatcaaggccagagaggaggagatcACAGTGATCAGGGCAAGAGCTTAAGCAGCCTGGATAGACAGTTGTTAGATCTTTGAACTGGTATTTAAGAAGCGGCAAGATTTAGACACTGATTATATATGCGGCTGTGATGACATTCAGGCTACCTGGGCCTTTGTGAAAGGAAAGGAAGGCAATGGCTTAGGAGAGATGCCAGCTCAGTTTTGATTACATATGAACAGAAGAACAggcatactgggttagaccaatgatccatctagccccagtatcctgtctctgacagtggtcagtgccagatgcttctggcacttagaggtttaaggacacctggagcatggagttgcattcctgaccatctcggttaatagccactgatggacctatcctccattaacttatttcttttttgaaccgttatacttttggacttcacaacatcccatggcaatgagttccacaggttaactgtataatgtgtgaagaaatatttccttttgttttaaattgtattaatttcattggacaACCACTaattcatgtgttatgtgaaagggtaaataacacttccctaatcactttctccataccattcatcattttatagacctctatcatacctccctttagttgtctcttttctatgataaacagtcccagtcttttttctccctcctcatagTGAAACTGTTCCACAGCCTAATCATTTTCATAGCACGTCTCTGAAACTTTTCCACttctaatataccttttttcAGATGGGGGACCAGAACTACATGCAGCATATAAGGCGTGGGTGTAccacagatttatatagtggcattatgatattttgtcttattcTATTTTGTCTTActatctacccctttcctaacattgttagcttttttgactgccactgcacatttagCAGATCTTTTCAGGGACCTATCCACAATGGCTGCAAGATATCTTTgatgagtggtaacagctaatttagagctcaacattttgtatgtatagctgagtACTTTTTctaatgtgtattactttgcatttatcaacactgaatttcttctgacattttgtcacccagtttagtggGATCTTTAGTCAGCTTTTGACTTAtcaatcttgaataattttgtatcacctgcaaattctgccacctcactgttcatccccttttccagataatttatgctGAACAGCAGGGGTCCCAATATATATCTCGGAGGGCCCTTTCCATTGCTATAGCAAATATCTATGCTACAGCACCATACCTGTTGTACCGCAGCTGTGCtattgcagcacttgcagtgtagacgtgccaTTGAAAAGATCATTAGAGAGTTTAGTGAGACCAGTTTCAATGGAATGGAGAGAGTTGAAATTGGATTGTTGAGAGTCAAGAACTGAGCTGAATGAGAGAAAATCAATACATCAGCTGTAGACAGTCAATTCAGTTAGCTTGGAGgtgaagggggaaagggaaataatGTTGGTGAAACTGTTTAGGTCGagggtgttttattttttaagacagATGAGATCAAAGCATACTTGTATTGTGAGGGGAATGAATCTGGAGAGTGAAAAGTTCAGAAGAAAAGTGAGTCAACTTGAGGTCTGGAAGTGGCAGTGCTCAAGGAGCTTGATTTTATTACTTTCAATTCTTTATTCAGtaatttttaaattgagtttCTTATTGTTTTCCTGTTCTGCAGGTGCCTTATACGTTTCATTCTCTTTTGTTTCCCTTTAGCAGCAAGAAATAGGAGTGAGGCAGTCCAAAGTTATCATAAAATtgtatttatcattttatttccATGTCCTctattgctggggggagggggagaagagttCTGTAAGGCgaacaagaaaagaaaacacaaactGAATACTGCCTCTGCCGCCCACAGACATGCTCTGAGCTGGCAATTTCATGGACTAGACCCAGCAGAGACCACCTGAACATAGCCCTTGTTACTTTTGGGCCTGCATCCAACCAGCTTGAAAAGTGACAGAGCCAGTGCTTTTGACTGTCAAAACTGTCACTGAGAGGTAGAAAGCACAGAAAGAATATTTGTACTTTTGCAGCTACTATACCAGTGTGTGGCACTGCAATGACAGACTGATGTAGTGGTTAATCATTCTAGGAGCAAGCACACCACCAACCATACAATGAACATCTGTGCACACTAGTAATAATTGTACGTGTGGAAGGAGGATGTGTTACAGGCATGCTATaatgttaaaatgttaaaattttctATGGGCCTATTAATAACTGTTACATTACTGTTGTAAAGTGCGCAGCCCCTGGGTCCCTGCCCTGATGGTTTCTCAGGACTTGATTCCAAGGGTTGCCAACTACCTGTAACGTTCAtggccagctgctgctcccattgaattGGATGGAAAAACTTACACCTCCTTCAATGGGTGTGTGATCAGGCCTATAGCTTGAAAATGGACAGGCAAATGCTTCAAAGAACACAATATAACCCAACAGGAAGAGGGAAGCATTTCAAAACCTCAACGTTTAAACTCTCTCTACAGAGAAAtgaatacacctctactctgatgtaacgtggtcctcgggagccaaaaaatctcaccgtgttataggtgagaccacatTACATCGTGAGACCATGTTacagcttctctccccctcccccggcttgccacgccaatcagctgtttggcctggcaagcggggggggggggggggggcacggcggacatgagctggagcagggagcagttcctctgccctCCTTCTCCCTGTTATGTGCTTCGGCCCTCCCCAAGgcctcccgccccagctcacctccacgcCATCTCCTCCCACGAGCACACCACAGCTCCatattccaccccccaccccaccccttggcTTGCCATGCCAATCAGCTGCTTtatgcggcaagcctgggagggagaagcagagctgtgtggcGCGCTCATAGGAGGAgacagagtggaggtaagctggggcagggagactgCAGCAGGTAAGGGGGGGGGCgcagaggaactgctccctggcccagctcacctccttcccccacGAGCACACCGCTCAGCGCcgcttttcctccctccctggcttgccaggcgaaacagctgattggcgcagcaaccattggagggaggggggagaagtggcaCACTCGTGGGAGGAgatggagcggaggtgagctggggcggcggggccccagggagggctgcagcaagtaaagggTGAGGGTGCAGAGGAACTGCGTACggtaacacaaattcagatataatgcggtaaagcagcctCGGCCCCTGgtgcgctgctttaccgcgttatatccgaatttgtgttatatcggacCGCATTGTGTCAGGGTAAAGGTGTAGTTGCACACAAACATCAAGGCAACCAGTGCCTCAAACAATCTCCTCTCTTCACCCATCACTTACCCTCACTTCTCCTCCAAAATCTCTTATAACCCACTTCTTTAAGCACTAATAATGCCTTCACTAGGACTGTTTAATATTTTGGATAATGTTTGTCTTATTATTCAGATTATGAGCTCTTTGGGCACAAACCAGTTTTATGTTTGTGAAGCAATGTATAGACATATAGCAATAttatttgcatatttttattacaaggcCCTCCATAGTATGTCAATGTGCTGTCATAAAGAACTGTTAGTTAGATTGCTTTAAAAACCATTTATGGTATCTCTGTTATATATAACCTgtataaggaaaagaaaaaaaagaaaaaaaacacattaacagAGTCTTCCATTTTTAAATAGTATCTTATCAATGCACCATTACATTAATTGAAAAATCATGACGTATTATTGGGTGTTTGACAAGCTAATAAACTCGCTTTaactgaaaaaaacccagaattaAGGCTGACGCTCCGTTCTTAGGCTCCCTCATGCTTTGCTTAGCCATGGCGCACACAATATCACACAAAATTGATAAGAGAAACGAGAAAAGTTGCACAGTGTTTTCATGATGGCTCTAAAGTGCCTAGATTTTGCctgtttaaagaaaaagaaacctaGCTTTTAGACTACCACCATAAAAACTCCAACATGAAAGGAATACTCATTACTGCTTTGTATTATCTGTATTGAAGATTTATAATGGACTTAACTTATGCTTGGTTTGATACCTATTCATATTGATAAAAAtgaacatacttttaaaaataaatatttcatctttgaTCCACAAGTTTTTCAAGAGTAGTTTAACTTACTTTGGATTGAattcttttctgatttttcatgCTAAACTTCTCCTTCATTTCCTCCAAAAGATGCTTCAGTTTTCTCTCCTCTGAAGTGCCTAAATATTTTTGGTTAACATGAAGATAACAATGCCATTTGGCTGATTCAAAGCCCCAGTGGCAGGTCCTCTTGTCAGGAGATCTATGTGAATGCATCACAAATGTCTGGGGTGAAAACATTCCATAGCACTCCAAACACTGGATACACGGAGCGTCCGGCTGAATATAAAATTGAGGTGCAAACAAACCCTGGCACTTGCCCAAGCATTCATGCTCTACTTCAAAGGCACTGCCAGTTTCTTTCAATTGGACCAATGTGTTTTTTGCAGGAAGCAGAGTGCCATTTTGAGGAAAAGTGCGAGGACGTAGTAAAGCATTGCATAGTCTTTGAGCATCAGTCAGTGTGATCAACCCACAGGATGGGGCATTAAATGGAAGGATTCCCAAAACCTTCAGGATATGAAGCTGGTCGGAAGTGCACCTCGAGCAGTATATATACAGTTCATCGCACACTGTATTAATTTGCTGTAGTGAAAAGTCTCGGAGCACTGAATTCAACACTTGAGGCAAACAGAGTCTCTTTTCCCCTCCAACTTTAAAACAAGAAATAGATTCTCCCTCCAATATACTCTGAGTGAGCTCAGTGGAACTGTCTGAAGGAACAAGCAGTGGACTAGGAAGAATCTGTGGTGATGGAAGAGGCACGAAGACAGTAGGTGACATGCTTTCTTGGGAATAACGAGCTGAAAAAGCCGCTGGGCCACCCAGTGAACTTTGGCTGCTTAAATGGAACTGTGCCAATGTGTGTTTCAAACCAGGATTTAAATTCAAAGACTCAGATAATGTAGTACTGTTTGGTTTGGCGTTTTCTCCATCAGACTCCATGGGAGTTTCTTCATATTCATCCACATTTTCCTTCTTTATTGTTGGCAATTTATTTACTACAGCTTGTACTTTGCTATTGACATGCTTTTCTGTCATTACTTTTTTTACTGGTGGACTGCCATCTTCTTGGACCTTACTCTCTTTTTGCTCAGAACCTGGACTTACAGAGAAATCTGTTTGTGGACTTTCCATCACTgaactgcagaattttaaataaataagtttgaaatgtgcattttcctagttatgtgtttgttttgtttttcttaaaaacatgCCAATTTCCAACTATTTTAATTATCCCACACCCAGCAAATGTTGTGCCACCTCCTTAAAGTGAGGATTTATTCCTTTGACCTCAAGAGTTACAAATGTAATCCGCTTTGCATGTAGCAGCATCAAAGTCAAGGGTGGAAGGGTTAACAAGAGTTTTATTTTGggtttaaaaatattgttcagtTCTCTTTTATTGAATGAACAGCACAACGTGCATACAAAAGATTATAATTTCATACCCCTACACCACTATTTATAGATCATTCTAATGAATTAATCTAGTAGAAAAATTGCAGTTTGGTGCAAAAAAAGTCTGGTTTTGATCacgtttttctttt
It includes:
- the SKIL gene encoding ski-like protein produces the protein MESPQTDFSVSPGSEQKESKVQEDGSPPVKKVMTEKHVNSKVQAVVNKLPTIKKENVDEYEETPMESDGENAKPNSTTLSESLNLNPGLKHTLAQFHLSSQSSLGGPAAFSARYSQESMSPTVFVPLPSPQILPSPLLVPSDSSTELTQSILEGESISCFKVGGEKRLCLPQVLNSVLRDFSLQQINTVCDELYIYCSRCTSDQLHILKVLGILPFNAPSCGLITLTDAQRLCNALLRPRTFPQNGTLLPAKNTLVQLKETGSAFEVEHECLGKCQGLFAPQFYIQPDAPCIQCLECYGMFSPQTFVMHSHRSPDKRTCHWGFESAKWHCYLHVNQKYLGTSEERKLKHLLEEMKEKFSMKNQKRIQSKADPQQSLELQQWYPVIKHEADPVTQSHSFVHPSYYLYMCDKVVAPNVSLTLQCKEATKTAVKISEVIKSLPGQSQKQVNSVKHKKAASYPELSLEEQEKIDLKTSTELHKSVDPPMSTNSARRGKSEHATSKATAESNQVEIGNGAQTSSPTTIKDISCEDDKGRIMEEVMKTYLKQQEKLNTILQKKQQLQMEVEMLSNSKVMKELTEEQQNLQKELESLQTEHAQRMEEFYVEQRDLEKKLEQVMRQKCTCDSSLEKDKEAEYAAQLAELRQRLDHAETDRQELQDELRQEREAREKLEMMIKELKLQILKSAKNGKGK